The genomic segment aaaatacaatacaatagaataaaataaaaaatattgaggtagaaacagaaacacaagataaataggtagataaggtgcagttgcaagatgatggtaatagtactgatgatatgatggtaatgttattgttagacagcaTACAAAAATAGCACAGTACATATAgtatacaacacaacacaatatacaTTCATACATGATAGAAAGTTTGACTCACAGGTGAGTTCACTCATTGGttgactgtgtttttgttttattttcagataaGTCCAGTTTCAGCAGAAATCTGTTCGTCATGGAAGGTTCCTGGAAGGTGGTGAAAGGAGAGGGCCGGAAGCAACTGAtccatcaaggagaccagaaggtgaaacaatatacaaacactaACAGAGCAACATGAGCAACTGTCTCCATCAAGTCataagatgtctcccacagcctcccagtTTATCTCCCTCACCCTGCGTAACTCATTCCAATACAACAATGTCCTGTCGGTCTTTTATCTGTAACCTAACCTGGGTTCTGCttagggagagaaggaggatcTCTGGAACTAGACAGGCTCTATTCTCATGTACAGATAGAATATACACTATACATATTATATAGTGATATATACAGTTATGTAAATTCCTCAACAATGATGAAGGTGAGTGAACAGATTATTTCTCCTCAATGCTAATGTTTCTACGGTGGCTCTGAATGGACAAGTTTTAATCTGAGCCACTAGATGTCGCTGAACATGACTTAATAGAAAATAACTTAATGTAAACGTCTTAGCTTTATAACAACAGAACTTAGgggaggagaggcggtggtctagtggcagaaacttggactatagccagagaaggtctctggttcgtctctggttcgactccacggagagacaaaaaaagacgaacctggattgatctgtccaaaaatccaagtgaattctccctaccctgtctagtgcccctgagcaaggcacattactcccccaaacatctgctcccgagcgccgtacatggttgctcactgctctgtgtgtcctgcaccagatgcgtcaaaagcagagattaaatttccctacctgcatgagtgtgcctttgcgtgtctgtgcatgtgtttgggacttaAAATGCATCTTAGCATCTTAATCTTAGTCAGGACCAGGTCTGGACATAAACCTCGGTCGACCATCAGTTGTTCTTTCTGTTCTTCATACGTGTTTTATAAGCGTGTCATACATGTTGTCATACTCCACCAAGGGAAAATTTaatcttctgttgtgttgttttcgaGAGGTTTGTGAGCTGTGGCTTTGGGGACAAACTATGTGGATCTTTATCTTGCTAAGCTCCACCTCTGTTGACTTTGACCACTCCCCCACGACTCAAGCGGTCAAAGTATTGAAAACATCTGTTCTGTTCCAGCTGTTTCAagtcgtcgtcctcctcctcttggaTCCAGCGTTGATCAGCTGCCATGTCGCCCAATATCCGACTGACTGCAGCAACATCAGTGAAAACGGAGATAGCCACCAGAGTGGCCCCTACTCAATCTACCCTGCAGGAGAGAACCTCAGAGTCGAAGTACgttcacttgtgtttttattattggacaaaaacatgtttccttTCATACGTAGAATCCTTAAAGCGACATTTCACCGATACTGATCAACAGcaccccctgcagccacatgaggGGATGGATGCTGTTTCGAATTCTTCAAATttcaaagtttcctgctgaatattagAGATAacctctggtttttaataacttcagagtctttttaactgatctcagttcagcttcactcttcaactggagctgattgtgacagttgaagctgtgactctcagtcagtttttCTCACTCGAGATGGAACCGACTCACCAGAGTTACAGAGAACAGACGTTcagggagtgaaggaggaaactttctcacgttcacactcacacatcagactcactttCATCAAGCTGCTGGTTTCAGGAGGAAAAGTTTAAATGAAGTAGATTCGATTCTTGCCATGATCACTAGTATCATATGAATCTCTGGGCTTCTATCGGTCAGTGTCACTGAACGtgttgaaagtgaaaaagaCTTGAGTGAAACATTTGAGTTGATCACATGTATTGATGTGTTGCAGGTCAACTGTCAGATGAGTCCAGACCAACCAGCCTGGACAGTGAGTATTTTTATTGACTTTCTATAAGCGTCAAATCAGTCAGACTCATATTCCACTGTTTACCTGCTCAGGTGATTCAGACCAGGATGGATGGAACCGTCAACTTCTACCGGCCCTGGATTCAGTACAAGGTCGGCTTCGGTTCGGTGATGGGAGAACACTGGCTCGGTGAGAAGCCAAACCACAGCAACAGCTGACAACTTACTGTTACACAACCCCcttcaactgtgtgtgtgtgtgtgtgtgtgtgtgtgtgtgtgtgtgtgtgtgtgtgtgtgtgtgtgtgtgtgtggttacagGTTTGGACAACCTCCACTATCTTACCTCAGGAATCAGGAAGTATGAGTTACAGGTGGACATGGAGGACTTTGAGGGAAATACAGCCTCCGCGCATTACGGGTTGTTCTCCGTCGACTCTGAGTGTACCGGATACAATTTGACTGTGTCTGGATTCACAGATAAAGGAGCaggtaactgtgtgtgtttgtgtgtgtgtgtgtgtgtgtgtttgtccgtgtgtgtgagtgtgtgaaacatTTATCATAAATCGTCTTTCATTCtggtaaataaaaatgtttttcagtttttgttcttttgttgaGTCAAAAGAGAactatttaaattgttttctatGGACACTCCTCCTGAGAGACGGCATCGAAGcaacagatagagacagatagcacagatagagacagagacatgtctCCTTCAGACAAATCCCTTGTTGATTACACATATTTTGAGTCTATAACACTGTATCAtctctgtgtcttctctgtgtcttctctgtgtctctgaaggAGACTCCCATGATCTCCCATGATCTCACACAAAGGCATGAAGTTCTCCACCTTTGACAGAGACCAGGACATGTGGCCTGAGAACTGTGCCTCAACCTACATGGGAGGTTTCTGGTACAACGCATGTCACCACGCAAACCCTAATGGGGTTTATCGCTGGGGGAAGGAGAAGACTCCCTTTGCTGTTGGAGTTTCATGGTTCTCTTGGAAATCTACCTATGACTACTCTGTGAAGTCTATTGTCATGAAGGTCCGTCCTGTGCATTGAGTAACTTTctaggagcagcagcagaaccagatgTTGATCTGTCTCAACATCTGTCGCTTTCAtcagtcaaagtcaaatgaaatcACACGTTTGAACCCTGTTGTCAATCATCGCCTGCTGCATTTCCTAAATAAACGAGACGCAAAAAATCTGATGTGACCTGATATCTTTGTATCATGtaccttttcatttgtttcatgTGTCGTCATATGTCTcattcatgtgtcttcatgtgacttcatgtgtctcatgtgtcttcatgtgtctcacAGGGTCTCCATACACTCTACGATCCCTCCTGCACAGACTCAGACTGTAAATTACGTCAGTATCCATCACTGATCGTACTAAAAGTAAAAATTGGGAAATTAAACAGACAAGCTTCTATTTCGTCAGAATCTTTATTTCAGGAAtaaatttcatttcatatgTAAACTGTCGTCACAGATTCTCACTGATTCAAATTCATGAGTCAATTACTGATCAAAACAAAGGTAGAATAAGTGTCTggatctttcttcttcttcctggtATAAAAATAAGATCTAAGTGCTTCAGCACTTTAAtactgtctctgcttcagcgtGTTCACAGCTCAGGTGTCAGCGCACGTCATCACGTGCACAACTCTCCAGAAACATttcaacagacaaacacaagaagTAAATCATCAGTTGCTGCTTTTAACGCTAGATTCATTTTTATCATAAAACATCAGGTCAAATCAAAGAGgaaaataacattacattacatgtcatttagctgacgcttttgtccaaagcgacttacatttttagaacactcagcatttatgaggggccatttagaggttcagtatcttgccaaggacacttaggcatgcagatgggaaagagtgggatccCAACCGGCAACAttcttgttgaagaacacccgctctatcccctaggccacgctctcccccaaATGAAGTAAACAACGTGAGGGATATATTTCACTGACGAGTCCAACATATTTTCAGCATCGGTTTTACAAAAAGTTGTTTTATCCCCCTGTTGCACACTCTtacaggtagggaaatttaacctctgcttttgatccatctggttcaggacacacagagcagtgagcgaccatgtacggagTTCGGGGAGCATATGTTGGGGGagcaaggtgccttgctcaggggcactagacagggtagcttttgttgtctttccgtggagtcgaaccagagacgaaccagagaccttctctgcccatagtccaagtttctgctactagaccaccgcctctcctaatGCAGGAAATGCAGATAACGTAGCTAATTCAGCTAATGCAGCTAACcattgtataaaaatatatagctGAGCTGAGTCAACATCAGCTAAGGTGACTTTAGGGACCTGCCTTCAGTTGAGAGTTTTTTGGGCGATTGTTTATagaaacatttctttatttgaaCGTATTTTGTTCTTCTCAAGCGTTTACGACTGTTAAACataatatttgttattgttcGCTTTCTGTCCAAaatcagtttttctttatttcataaaagtaATTACTTTCATTGTTGTTTccttaaatattaaaacaggaAACTTAATAATGACGTTTCCACGGACACcaaaatgattattataatatagactattgaccttattctgaaTAAGACTTTATATCTATGATGTTACGATGAGTTTGAATATGAAGGAGTACTTTCCTCCCAATGATAAtgatttaagtatttaaatgaACAACTGTCTATTTTGTTCAAAAAACGTTTTAAGTTTGACTTCttgttttaacttttactttttgcGGCTGTTGAGAATATCATTGTGATGAGGGTGGGTCAATACGCTGATGAAGCCAAACTGTGCTGCTCGGTGATGATGCGCGGCTAACTGTGCCTGAGCATCCACGCACTTAAATTTAAGGTTGATTTTGTTGATCAAAGTCTCGACAGTGATGGAAGCCCCACCCCTTCAGGCGTGATCCGAGTGCTGTGGCTTTCCTGTGGAGTAACTTCACTCTGACGACTTTGAGTTTGACATTTCAGTCCATTGTTAGTTTTATATCTGCGTTGAGGCGTATTTGTTGTTTATAGGTTTTCATCTTTGAATCTGTGACAGTTTTATAGGATCAGCTCATATTTTGTATCAACACATCCATGAACATGTTTTAATTGTCTCTCCTGTTAATGCCTCTATTAAAGAAGGATTTAACCATGTGGCCTCTGAGCAGATTAATTCACTTGGATCTTTCAGAGTTTcaggaaaatacatttctttaagtttcattttacaatcatgtctttttttaatctgtgacATGAGTTTTAAAATCTCTTTATTATATCAATTTCTTTAGTGGATTATACATTTAtcacagaattattttatttgacaaaccTCAAATGTAAAACAGTCAAAATGCTTTATACAGATCTCATGCTAATTCTGAACGTTTTTTTCTATTCTAACCAAATTTAATCTCCATTTATTATCGATATTGATCGATTAACAGTCCACGTCCATTTGTATAGTGTATTCAGTGAAAGTTTGGAGATGATGTAGCTAATGTAGCTAATGTAGCTAATGTAGCTAATGTAGCTAATGTAGTGTCGTGGAAATTTATCATGAGATTCGCAATAATGAGTTTCCCAGACTGGAGTTGCCTTAGAGTTAAGATTTTTAGTAGTGTATTAACGCATACCTGCAAgttctcacgctttcgccgcgtgacacacgcttttgcatgttggtggttgactaagtcacaataattttgtaaaacatcatcgtatcaggccgtcttgaagtacaaggagcgggcaagtgtgtgtctgtgtgtgtgtggttccggatagcgcaccgtagccccgccccctgcccccgcgcactcgctcaggtaGACaaagtgagatcagagctcattCACAtgaagcagcctctcagtgactcattACTTCTTAACTatattaataattttattttatttatttttttgcctcgtcgcatatttgtgtttctgggTCTTTCACATAGCCTACTAGTTATTTCGGCCTCCAAGTTCTGGAAATTGTACCACCCTTACGTTCCACCTTCTTGCGCGAGCTGACTGTAGAGAGAGTCTGTCATTGGGCGACCGATCTCAGGGTTGCCAGAGCCACGATAATTATCCTCCAAATACGATTATTTTGAGCCTTTGGAACTTTACTTTGCCATTTCCAATCTGGCAACATTGAGCACCTTGCCGCTTCCACTCCGTGCGCTGTTTACAACAGCACATTACATCTGCAGCCATGCCTAAACGCAAATGTAAGTTCATGGAcgaactaaaaaaaaaatacccatgTTTTCGCCTCGGCCGTGATGCTTCGGAAGCTAAGTGCATGACATGCAGAGCAGGCACTTACGTGTCAGTGGCAAATAAAGGTGGCAGcgatttggaaagtttcttaattttcttattttaatatgtggccatataaatcatttattatttagaatgttttatttgttatcattattgacacatttaaatgccacaaaaaatatttgttttacatttgcacTATGCAATTTTGTTAAAGTTCAATAAATAGATGTTCATATagtcatttgtgtcatttttgtcatttcatttgtgACAATCGTATGCATTCACATGGTCATGGTGCGGCATGCTATACACTACACCTCCCCAcgccaacaccccccccccccccccccccccgcgacgAAGTGTCCTCTTTTTTACAAACTCAAATCTGGTCACCCtacttaactatgaaaacagtgaaaacacagagtttctatggtctcagctgatcagagatcagcgcctcagcttctcgatcagagcagaagctgcagttggtttctatcgagcttcagtatctgtgttcgcctccagtctgacctgctctcgctttttgttttaatatttcgccaactaaaatatatatttttaagctactaggctgcagctatatgttttaatttatttcaaaatagggtacttcttatttcatacattttccacaaatatggggaggactcaaatagccctacacagttctgtgtttaatttgtttcaaagtaggcatgcacttgactgtgttttttgtttgtttgttattttgttgcttgagaggcctgactgctatgttcacagcaaagttgaaaaaagaaaatattaagccatggtttaactgcactatagacTGAGTCCTGCTGACTCATGCTGACTGGCATCACTGTTCCATAAAGAGGAATCAAATCCAAAACACAGTTGGACAAATAAAGGTCAGCATGAGGTGGAAGACGAAGATGTTGTATCATCTAAGTGCACAAGAAACAGTCAAAAACAGtagttcaatcaggagagacttgatttttaatttaacaaagtttatttttataatgcaCAGAGAATGCGATATTTATAGTcttttggcattttagacccctgtgtgatgtcatcaggattaggaagggggtggagcagagcgccgtacaggaataccccccggggtctagacactggtggtggttcatCAGTCATTGTTTGTCTGGATGGCCAATATATGAGCATTGTCCTGTTGGACTTCCTAGGTGTGACATCGTCTGAACTTAACCctcacaagagtaaggaaaaactacaaaaacccttCTTGAAgggaaaaacgtagaaacctcaggaagagccacatgcgagggatccctcttccaggatggacaggagtGCAATGGATGCCACGAGTGACAAGTCTGTTGTCAGGCAGTCAGCTGCCACCATAGCCCGCGATCTATTGTCATCGGGATCCGGAAGAGGTGATGAACTGTTACCACCTTGCTCGAAGATGGCAACAAGAAGggaggcaacacacacacctctataGCCAAAAGCAAATTTATTTGACTCCAAATCAAGATAGCCCTAACTACGTAGTGGGATGCGTAAAATATATTACGCGTCAGTGGTGTTAaaagggacatattatgaaaattccacttttgtagtgcttctacacattattttgggtatctggcatgtctaccttcccaaaaactctggaaaaaaacaactcccgcgatttgttgtggttcctctatttcagaaactatgtgcttgAGTGTGTCCAATGGAATTAtgaccgaaatagacgtcatagtcaacatgcccatttagtacattcccccatagctctatgcactcccccactaccactcgacccacccctagatggccctCCCCCTTTATAGACGGTCTATCGGTGTCCggccgccatttcattcttgcaagccttggaaacacttggataagctaactagcagcatgaatcgtaTTCGACAACCGAGTTGCtcagtggtcggctgcacaaatgtcttcatgtgactccaggttcagaagacacaagattgagatggattgagttcatatatgatggcaacgttcctgcaaGAGTTGGCAAATATCTGTTAGTGTGCACTAACCACTTTGAATCAGACTtatttatcaacctgggccaatataacgccgGATTCtcgaaaaggttgttattgaaagaggggtcggtgccatccttccatcgcaatactgaagacgagggaaatgtaagtatttttttttttataattctggtatttgcttcttttagacattttgtgtggaggctagtaacgttagcatgttgtgctgtgtgtgtgagggggtggggggctagtatgtagtggtgggggataggtagagactttacaggagttttcatgttcgactcttaataacgttattgaacaattaatcgaggacggctggcgagtcttagAGAGAAGACGGCGTCAGAGTCCACGTGAACGGTGATCGCACGGCAGGTTCGTGaatgttgtgctctccacgctctttccccccctccgctcgaggGGCCCGCAGCAGCTACTACGAACCCCGGCAGTAGCTGCTATGAGCGtcggtagtagctgctgtagcttgaagttagctacatGCGCCCGTAGCAGCTGCTATGAGtgccggttgtagctgctgtagcttgaagttagctacatGCGCCCGTAGCAGCTGCTATGAGtgccggttgtagctgctgtagcttgaagttagctacggatgcttgtagcagctgctacgagcgtcggccgtagctaacttccagcccagtgctgccgtgggaaaaaatcagcggcacagtactaacgggaggacacgcgagtggagggggggagcgtggagagcacaacactcacaaacctaacttccagctacagctgctgctacgggcgctcgttcaagataccggaggatgttgttgtcataatgtgcgggactagaacgattattcattaccagccctagttagGGAAActgtgtccttgtatccttgtatgcatgacagtagtacaaacatgaataacattgctgcttttggtgttcaggcaagcacatctgctcactgtgctaggctacatcacgtagcatgccagacggacccaccacagatgcgcacacatggcacgcagctttctatgaaaacactgtgacctcactacaaaagtacaggttggtttaccctcagttacttcgtcatgtcattgattgtgtctctgtgttaaagttgtaacagcatctcatttgttgtgactccatggatactgaatgtctgttttatcataggcacacagaaaactgtgctgcactgatgtcggtgttgggacctcagctgtaagaggcctcgcttggaggagggagaggacaacccaagttgttcaagtatggacttcggagagccacaggatgctacctatgatcctgatgactcgatcacagtcttgactgagtcagcagatgtgacgtgagtgactcaatatttaatctaaacatttcaataatcagatggattaccatcctacactttcttagctgttgcagccttttggtgaaatctttgtctttctaatagaatggaatcttctaaccctgttcataagacacccacatatattgtctatgaaaactgcctcctggagctgtttgaggtgtgtcggCTATGGCAACAGTAAACGACGTTAGCAGCTCTTAGCTAGCTTAGCTAAATCATCTGAACAATAATAACCCATAATATCAAAATTCggcatattaaaacaaaatcaaaaacgttttctactttgttttgGACATGTCTCAAAAATGTAGCCTAGCCAGCCCCAGGCCAACGTTACTTACCATGTCTGCCTCCACTCGCTCATCATTGTCAAGTCCTCCTCACTCGTCTCCCGgcgcacctgctgctgctgggctggTGAACCCGGCACCAAATAGGTCCGTCAGTTTGGCACATTTAGCAGCCTCCACCTCTAGAGACTTCAGCTTTTTTTTCCCGATGCTTCCAAGCGCCACCCAGGCGTTTTTTACttaagtttctgtctcagtAGCAGCCCGTCCCGCGACTCCCCCCGCCAATGCCATGAGGTCCCGCCCCACCCTGGTTTGATTTGTGATTGACAGCACTGTCAGGGCTCTCTGAGCCTGTCAGCCCATGATTGATTGACAATGGCAATCAATAGACCAATAATATGTGTCGATGCTGGCAACACACTGCTAGCCCTCTGTAGCCAATTGGCCGGCCCAATTGGAGGGAAtttagagaggaagaagagaaaaaaaggaaaagaaaaaaaaacatagcggACCAGACCGGCCCACATTGGGTCAACGGCCAACCGGGACGATGCCCGGTATGCCAGATGGCCAGTCCACCCCTGCTTACAGGGTCACATCCACCATAGAGACGTTCTAGAACAAACGATGCATGACGATGAAGACGAAATAGgttactgctgctgtttttgtgCAAAGAAAAATGTACATTCCTGTAACTGAGCAAgcatataaaaacaacaatggaaGGTGTAGGAAAATCACACAAGTCTGTGGACGGActtggagaggagaggacaacAATGCAAAGAGAATCTTATAAGGTGAAAGATTAGACCTAGTACATTTTCTCATCCACATTTACAACAGCACCAGAAGCAGGATCTTTGTCCATGTGAGACCTGTGTCTTCACAGCACTTAGCAAGCTTAGTTTTGAGTGTGCAGTTCTCTCGTTCCACAGCTCCACCACTGGCTTGGTGACCACACTTGCAGTTTATTTTGAGGCAGGAAAGGCTTCAACC from the Platichthys flesus chromosome 15, fPlaFle2.1, whole genome shotgun sequence genome contains:
- the LOC133969867 gene encoding microfibril-associated glycoprotein 4-like, whose translation is MWIFILLSSTSVDFDHSPTTQAVKVLKTSVLFQLFQVVVLLLLDPALISCHVAQYPTDCSNISENGDSHQSGPYSIYPAGENLRVEVNCQMSPDQPAWTVIQTRMDGTVNFYRPWIQYKVGFGSVMGEHWLGLDNLHYLTSGIRKYELQVDMEDFEGNTASAHYGLFSVDSECTGYNLTVSGFTDKGAGSPMISHKGMKFSTFDRDQDMWPENCASTYMGGFWYNACHHANPNGVYRWGKEKTPFAVGVSWFSWKSTYDYSVKSIVMKVRPVH